One Deltaproteobacteria bacterium genomic region harbors:
- a CDS encoding amidohydrolase family protein, whose protein sequence is MPYDLLIKNGTVIDGSGMPRFRADVGIVQGKVAAIGKIGESAKEVLDAEGHVVAPGFVDAHTHMDAQVFWDPLGTCSCWHGITSVVMGNCGFSLAPCPEKDKLLVMRNLERAEDIAPEAMEAGIKWSWTTFPEYLDAVDRLPKGINYAAYMGHSALRTYVMGERAFTDAASPSDLETMKQEVRNAIRAGAIGFTTSRTRNHQTPDGQPVASRLATWDEVRQLVGVMGELGAGIFEIAGEDTGLNPDRINDYLNRLKALALDFGVPVTYGMFSNRKAPEYWRQFYQLAADTVAAGGRMFVQAHSRSLNLVLSFETTMPFDRLPVWKELRKLPLAEQEAKLRDPALRQKLIEAASQRTDERIVGAEARPANYKYLYVMDKANPPYRSVAQVAAEQNKHPVEAIIDLALAKKMKQFFLQPLANENEEHALEMIKHPNAVVTFSDSGAHVSQIMDSSLQTHLLSQIVREKQQVTLEAAVRMLSLVPASYWGLTGRGMLREGWKADVVVFNPDTISAMMPEVDHDLPAGARRLKQKAAGIKATIVNGEVVLRNNEHTGALPGQLLRGPLAQR, encoded by the coding sequence ATGCCATACGATCTACTTATAAAAAATGGTACCGTCATTGACGGTTCAGGAATGCCACGTTTTCGTGCTGATGTCGGCATCGTCCAAGGAAAAGTTGCTGCCATCGGGAAAATCGGTGAGAGTGCAAAAGAGGTTCTTGATGCCGAAGGGCACGTCGTTGCTCCCGGCTTTGTCGATGCGCACACCCACATGGATGCGCAAGTCTTCTGGGATCCATTGGGAACATGTTCATGCTGGCACGGCATCACCAGTGTCGTCATGGGCAACTGCGGTTTTTCGCTGGCGCCATGCCCAGAGAAGGACAAACTGCTCGTCATGCGTAATCTTGAACGCGCAGAAGACATTGCTCCTGAAGCGATGGAAGCTGGCATTAAATGGAGTTGGACCACCTTCCCCGAATATCTCGATGCCGTCGATCGTCTCCCGAAAGGTATCAATTACGCCGCCTACATGGGGCATTCCGCCTTACGCACGTATGTCATGGGTGAGCGGGCTTTTACTGATGCCGCATCTCCGAGTGACCTGGAAACGATGAAACAGGAAGTGCGTAACGCGATTCGCGCTGGTGCGATTGGCTTCACAACTTCGCGGACACGAAATCACCAGACCCCAGATGGACAGCCGGTAGCGAGCCGTTTAGCGACCTGGGACGAAGTTCGCCAACTCGTTGGGGTGATGGGCGAGCTTGGTGCAGGAATCTTTGAAATTGCCGGTGAGGATACTGGCCTCAATCCTGATCGCATTAACGACTATTTGAATCGCCTGAAGGCCTTGGCGCTGGACTTTGGTGTACCGGTGACCTACGGCATGTTCAGTAACCGCAAAGCTCCTGAGTATTGGCGTCAATTTTATCAATTAGCCGCCGATACCGTGGCCGCTGGTGGCCGTATGTTCGTGCAAGCCCATAGTCGCTCACTCAACTTAGTGCTCTCATTCGAGACGACCATGCCGTTCGATCGGTTGCCGGTGTGGAAAGAGCTGCGGAAGCTACCACTTGCAGAACAAGAAGCCAAACTGCGTGATCCTGCCCTGCGTCAGAAACTGATTGAAGCGGCAAGCCAACGCACCGACGAACGGATTGTTGGTGCCGAAGCGCGACCTGCGAACTACAAATATCTGTATGTGATGGATAAGGCCAACCCGCCATACCGTTCAGTGGCGCAAGTTGCGGCAGAACAAAACAAGCATCCAGTTGAAGCGATTATCGATCTTGCCTTGGCCAAGAAGATGAAGCAGTTCTTCCTGCAGCCACTGGCGAATGAGAATGAAGAGCACGCCCTAGAGATGATTAAACATCCGAATGCTGTGGTCACGTTCTCCGACTCTGGCGCCCATGTGTCACAGATTATGGATTCGTCGTTACAGACGCATCTCCTCAGTCAGATCGTCAGAGAGAAACAACAAGTGACACTAGAGGCTGCCGTACGGATGTTGTCTCTTGTCCCAGCATCGTACTGGGGGCTGACTGGTCGCGGGATGTTGCGCGAAGGGTGGAAGGCTGATGTGGTGGTGTTCAATCCAGACACGATTTCGGCAATGATGCCGGAAGTCGACCATGATCTTCCTGCTGGCGCCCGGCGCTTAAAGCAGAAAGCTGCTGGTATTAAGGCAACGATCGTCAATGGTGAAGTGGTGCTGCGCAATAACGAGCATACCGGTGCACTGCCGGGGCAGTTGCTGCGTGGCCCATTAGCGCAGCGATAG